A part of Ziziphus jujuba cultivar Dongzao chromosome 8, ASM3175591v1 genomic DNA contains:
- the LOC107409773 gene encoding B3 domain-containing transcription factor VRN1, with protein MAGQPMNRRKEVGCSSNTMQESGSLSHFFKIICSATLEDQKLKIPAKFVKKFGDELSEFTTITVPNGRTWQLGLNKAERKISIVDGWQEFVKYHSIDSGYFLLFRYQGFSKFNVFIFDKTATEIDYPCNGISNAKQCSEDVEEEVTDDETSEQYADQPAGSRKRKKLDRSATTLKCKGTKRSENCEFEEQADRVGLGYANRSMRGKVKIENRTHRSHDLSAKHEDEDELMFITKSLYGSKRKPLMSRETERAFHAAKTCERTHPCFLVILSKANIERSYADVPSEFVVKYMQSCSDFIQVEALNGKQWQMRCTFRYSINSAKRMNHGWSAFKNDNNLKEGDVCVFELIKQNGVLLRASVYHAAEYADPVKKRLKKQV; from the exons ATGGCTGGTCAGCCAATGAATCGCCGGAAAGAAGTAGGTTGTAGCAGCAATACCATGCAGGAGTCAGGTTCTCTATCTCATTTCTTCAAGATTATATGTTCTGCCACCCTTGAAGACCAAAAACTG AAAATCCCAGCAAAGTTTGTGAAGAAATTTGGCGATGAATTGTCTGAATTTACTACCATCACTGTTCCCAATGGTCGCACTTGGCAACTGGGTTTGAACAAAGCTGAGAGAAAAATTTCGATTGTTGATGGTTGGCAAGAATTTGTGAAATATCATTCTATAGATTCTGgctactttttattatttaggtACCAAGGATTTTCGAAATTCAATGTCTTCATATTTGATAAGACTGCTACTGAGATTGATTACCCATGCAATGGTATAAGCAATGCCAAGCAATGTTCAGAAGATGTTGAGGAAGAAGTTACAGATGATGAAACTTCAGAGCAATATGCAGATCAACCAGCTGGTagtagaaaaaggaagaagCTTGACAGAAGTGCCACTACTCTGAAGTGCAAAGGAACTAAAAGGAGCGAAAATTGTGAATTTGAAGAGCAGGCAGATCGAGTAGGATTAGGTTATGCAAATAGATCCATGAGAGGCAAAGTGAAGATTGAAAACAGAACTCATCGCTCACACGATTTGTCAGCGAaacatgaagatgaagatgaactaaTGTTCATTACCAAATCTTTATATGGTTCTAAAAGAAAGCCTTTGATGTCCAGGGAAACTGAGAGGGCATTCCATGCTGCCAAAACTTGCGAGCGTACACATCCTTGTTTCTTGGTTATCTTGAGCAAAGCTAATATAGAGAGAAGTTATGCA GATGTGCCTAGTGAATTTGTGGTGAAATACATGCAGAGTTGTTCTGATTTCATACAAGTTGAGGCACTTAATGGAAAGCAGTGGCAAATGAGATGCACATTCAGATACAGTATAAACTCGGCTAAGAGAATGAACCATGGATGGTCTGCATTTAAGAATGACAACAATTTGAAAGAAGGTGATGTGTGTGTCTTTGAGCTTATCAAGCAAAATGGTGTTTTGCTGAGGGCTTCAGTATACCATGCTGCTGAATATGCAGACCCAGTAAAGAAACGCTTGAAGAAGCAAGTTTAA
- the LOC107409140 gene encoding B3 domain-containing transcription factor VRN1, translating into MAAKPWDRRENVAGSGYTKQRSGPPSHFFKIIYPSILADQKLEIPSKFVKKFGDELSEVATVTVSNGRTWQLGLKKAERAILFVDGWQEFVEYHSIDSGYFLLFGYQGFSKFNVCIFDKTATEIDYPCHGRSSNKQYSENVEQVVADDDHDEISEQYTDQQDGGRKRKKLDKRVTSLKCKAAKRSKNCELEGQAEQVGLGDANRTTRGKMKIENGTHCSHDLSANDEDEEELMIISKSFYRCRRKPVMSKETERAFHAARTCKHTHPCFLVLLRKRNVACSFVDVPGEFVMKYMRSCSEFINIQSINGKQWQMKCRFRNGRSLVKRISGGWSAFKNEFNLKEGDICVFELIKQKGTLLRASIYHAADYADPVKKRLKK; encoded by the exons ATGGCTGCTAAGCCATGGGATCGCCGGGAAAATGTAGCTGGTAGCGGCTATACTAAGCAGAGATCAGGTCCTCCATCTCATTTCTTCAAGATTATATATCCCTCCATCCTTGCAGACCAAAAACTG GAAATCCCATCAAAGTTTGTAAAGAAATTTGGCGATGAATTGTCTGAAGTTGCTACCGTCACGGTTTCCAATGGTCGCACTTGGCAACTGGGTTTGAAGAAAGCTGAGAGGGCAATTTTGTTTGTTGATGGTTGGCAAGAATTTGTGGAATACCACTCCATAGATTCTGgctactttttattatttggaTACCAAGGGTTTTCGAAATTCAATGTCTGCATATTTGATAAGACTGCTACTGAGATTGATTACCCATGCCATGGCAGAAGCAGTAACAAGCAATATTCAGAAAATGTTGAGCAGGTAGTTGCagatgatgatcatgatgaaATCTCAGAGCAATATACAGATCAACAAGATGGTGGTAGAAAAAGGAAGAAGCTTGACAAAAGAGTTACTTCTCTGAAGTGCAAAGCAGCTAAAAGGAGCAAAAATTGTGAACTTGAAGGGCAGGCAGAACAAGTAGGATTAGGTGATGCAAATAGAACCACGAGAGGCAAAATGAAGATTGAAAACGGAACTCATTGCTCACACGATTTGTCAGCAAATGACGAAGATGAAGAGGAACTCATGATCATTAGCAAATCTTTCTATCGTTGTAGAAGAAAGCCTGTGATGTCCAAGGAAACTGAGAGGGCATTCCATGCTGCCAGAACTTGCAAGCACACACATCCTTGTTTCTTGGTTCTGCTGCGCAAGCGCAACGTTGCCTGCTCTTTTGTA GATGTGCCTGGGGAATTTGTGATGAAATACATGCGAAGTTGTTCGGAATTCATAAACATTCAGTCAATAAATGGTAAGCAATGGCAAATGAAATGCAGATTCAGAAATGGTAGGAGCTTGGTTAAGAGAATAAGCGGAGGGTGGAGTGCATTTAAGAATGAATTCAATTTGAAAGAAGGTGATATCTGTGTATTTGAGCTGATCAAGCAAAAGGGTACTCTGCTGAGGGCTTCAATATACCATGCTGCTGATTATGCAGACCCAGTAAAGAAACGGTTGAAGAAGTAA